AAGCCATAAGAAACCCGCAATGATGGATAGCAAAGGAAGGGGCGTTTCCAATAATATAATAACGTCTAGGCATAGACCCAAATTGTTAAATAAGTTAAGGGAATTTCCCATAATTCCTGCAGTAATGTATACAGCCTCATCATGGCTCAGAGCAGAGCCGGGTTGCGAAGTTCACTCCACTTTTCATCGATCCGAGGACTATGTATGTACAAGACGATAAATTTTCGGACCAGATTTGCATCAGGGGTTCTTCTCTTATGGATGCATCTAAAGCCCTAACGTACCCTACCTCACAGCCATCGATATGAATTATATTTCTGCTATCCCATCTGTACGTATCCTTTCTATCGGCGACTCTCCCTTCCGTCTTCCGTGCGCAATCGGCGATTCCCTCACCTGCGtgtccttttttttttttttttttttttctcggcAGGTTCGTCCAATCGGTCACCAGTTACTTCGCTTTATGCCTTGGTTTGTTGCTTCCTTAGCTGGCTTGGCCTTCGGTTGGGTGTCTATCATCAAGCCACCTCGGGGAGTCGGAACTTGGAGATGTGAGAGAACTCCCGATGTGAGGAAAGCCCCGATTTCAGAGAACCCCCGATGCTCCGTAAATCCCTAGAGTAGAATAAGCAAAACAGCTGTGCGTGACCGGCTCCCCAGATGGCAGAGATTGATTGGGTACGAGGTAGCAAGCGTTTACCAGATACAAACAGGAGATTGGTTATCGTGTCTGCCGGCTCGCTTTGCCGCCGTGACGCAATCTCACTTGGAGGGGTGGTGAAGGGTCgtggaggatgagaaaaggagaaacaAAGAGAGGGGGTGAATCGAACAACTGTATATAAGATACAGATAGATCTCCGTAGGATAGGTGTTTTAACATAtgcctctctctctcctctgtCTTTGTTCGCATGTTATTCTATCCCTTTGTGAAGCCATCCTCCTGTCTACCGACCCTAGAAGGTATCACCATTCAACCACGTTAGGATGTTTGGGTCCGGGAACTTTGGTGGTTCAGGGTTCGGAGGATCAAGCTTTGGTGGAGCAGGGTCAAACTTCGGCAGCTCGTCTTTTTTCGACCCAGGCTCATTCTCATCAAACGGGCCAAATCTATTTGGGTCCGAGCGAGCTTCCGGGCAATTCTCATTGTTTGGGCAGGACTATTCAATGCCTCGCCTGGACTATACTTcaacctcgtcatcctccgcGTGGACCGCacccatcctccccagcaAACAAATAATCTCATTTCCTGAAAGCGTCACCAATGGTGCGCTTGATACCACCCACTGGCAGGTTCATAACCGCGGTCCACTAGTGGACGGATCCCGCAACGCCCGGCACAATCCTGGGGGGCTGTTCCCAACAATTGGAGCGCGGTATGACGACAAGAACGGTCTTCGTGGCGAAGTCGGCGCTCAACGCGGCGATCTCGGTATATCTCGCAGTTTCAAGTCAAACAAGTCCAACTGGGCGAAAGCCGTTGGTGTCTTTGCCGCCGTCTTGCTAGGTTCTGCGGGAGAGAAATGGTGGAGCGGCGACCCAGAGGATAACAAACGTCGCGAAAGAATACGAGAGGAAAGACTTGAAGCTGAGTGGCCCTCAGGTATGCATGTTGCTGTCGTCGGAACTGCAGGGTCAGGCAAAAGCTCGCTCGTGAATGCATTGCAGGGAGTTCGAAATGGAGCACCCGGCGCTGCTGCGGTGGGTACGACGGAGACAACGCGTGAGGTGGAAAGATACCTCCGACAGGGGACACAAGACTTTTATATTCATGATGTCCCTGGTGCAGAGACGTTGTCGGTTCCGACGCGGGCATACTTTCATCGCTATAAACTGCATTTATACGACTGCATCCTTGTAGTGTACTCCGATAGGCTTGGGCCGGTAGGTTATCAACAATTTTTCAGATTATACCATGTGAAAATCGTTAGTGACACATAGATTGGAAGGTTGATTTAGGAATGCTGGCAATTGGTACAGACCACAGGCTCTCGGTTCATCTTGTACGGTCCAAGTCTGACCAATTGATAAACAACATCATTGACAACAATGCGGACGGGCATGATTTGACGGCAACTGAGGCCAGACAACGTCACATCACCACAACGAGAAATGAGGTCGAACAGGTCTTCGAAGCCAGCGACGTCCCGAAAGATCAGAGGTCATTTCCTCTAATAGTCAATTGGAAGAGGCTTTATCGCTTAGTGTCTGGGGGTGCAGCTCACCAGCACGACATAGATGAAACAGAGTTTTTGACCAAGCTGAACAGGGTGAGATCTATTGGTTAGTCGTGCTGTCTGGCTGATGCTTTGTGACTTAAGTACAGATTGTCATCTGTGTCTCTggcatcctcttcaactccgAAGGTTGAGTCCAGATGACTGTTTGCGTCCGCTATGGAGTTGAGATACGTTCATATATTCTCGCCCCACTTTCTATTCCTATTCATTCGGCGCTTGCTAGTTTGGTTTTGCTGTGGTGTATACACCACAAGGTACGTCAAATATCATGCTATATGGGGGTATAAATGATTCAATGTTCTATATGTAaaggattttatatattagttagaaGCCGTGCAATACATATAGTCGTTTCTGAATAGAGCCTGCACTCCGTTAGTGAATATCAAATTCCTAATAGCATTACCATATAACTTAGGTAAGAGAAATCAAAGAGAGTCCCTATGAAACTTGCGATGATAAACACCTTTCGTTTTATCTTCTGCCCCAAGTCGGTAAGATTGACAAACACTCTATCTGAACCATGGCATAATCCTTGCGCCGTACGCATAGGCCCACATAGAAAAGGCAGAGCCAACAGCAGGACGTAATCAGCGGTCAGAGAGAGATAGTTATCGTCGGTAAGAGGCATTAGGAGAACACGAGTGTCCTTAGGCACAGAATTGGCTGCAAAACAAAACGATAGCGATGGGTAAGATGGGGTGGATGGCCCGTTATAGGCAGACGGAGGTGTAGAGAGCGTTGAAGCTCAATATCCCTGCGCATACATAAATAATGACCGTTGATGGAGTATGAAAGCATCTAGCAATGGCCTGGGGTGTGTGGATCAGAGACCCGACTGGGACCCAGCCCATGCAAAGGAGAATAAGAGCCACGCAGCCCATAACAACCTCGACGTCCATGATCAGTCCTGCCTACCGCAATGGAAGGATACAGAGTGCCATATCTGACGGGTCTACTAAATCTTCTCCTAACACGGATCCCTTAAAAGTGAAGCTTACCCATTCCAGGCTCTCATCTGTGTCTTGCGTGGCCATCAAAACGATGAGAACTGAAACTGTATATACTGGCCGCCCGATAAACTGGCCACCTCGAAAGAATAATACAAAATTCCGTGTGCGGATTCTGGCCCGGCAATACCTGCCCCATTTTCACTTTTGTCTAGGGCCAACCTCTCCATACCGGCGTTGATAACGTTCTCACATAATTTTGGTCTTTCGGATATCCTAGGAATACCATTATCCGTCAGCAGATTGCTCAACACCCTCCAATCTTGTACAAAGCACTCACCTCGCAGTCCTGATAAGCGTTGTAGAGGACGGTTTGATTTGCCCTCTTGGTCAAAAAGTTGGTAAAGTTCATACCAACCCATACCGCAAAACCGAATACAACAGTGGCTGTGAGGACCAAAAAACTGCGGGTGGCCCAGATTCTGGTTACACAGAAGGCTCATAGCTTTGATGCCAGGGACGGACTGTCATGGTTACCATGCACTTGGTCCTGACGTTGATGAGGGATGGGGAACTGCTGGGTTTGGCGGCTGCGAAGCGTTCCAGATGACTCGACCTGCGTACTGCTGCTCTGCGTGTCTGCAGTTAGATCGCGACTCGTAGGgccatgttcttcttccggTGTATCGGGCCCTTGCCGTCCTGCGTCGGTAGCAGGCAGTTTGTTAGCGCATCGAGATGCCTGACCGACCGACTCCAGCTCAACGTCCGGTATGGAGGCGTAATGGCTTGATTCATCTCCAGAACTCATAcaactatatatattgataAATCACGAAGAAACTGGGATGGGAACAGCAACTCATGGGATGGCTGGGCTCTGAAGATACGAAGCTTTATAGACTCTAACAAAGGCGGAACCCACCAGCAGGCCTTTAAATTATTGTCTGCATGGTGAGAGTGTAAAAAGCACGCTGGACATCCATGTGAGGCAGGGTGACCCGAATAGGAAGGCAACCAGGGCCTGATGTCAGGCAGACTTGGGCAGTGTGACATATAAAGGTCACCTGTGAAGACACTGATTTCCAGTAATCACAGATGCTGGGGCATTTGCTTCGGAAAGAAAACCAGAGAAACTAGGGGAAATATGGACTTGTCAAAGACAAACTGCCACCGAAGGGGCCCATTGTACCCCCTCGCCCGATGCCATCCAACCCCCACTCGATCTATAGAATCCACTCACACGATCTCCTCCGTTTCAGCTACTAGTATTCCTCCCTATCGGTGATACCTTGGTCGCCGACCTCTAGATGTACTGATCCCCACTTATCCAGCTGTCTCGTGGGGCTCCGTGCATGAACCCCTCAGTATGATATATGCGGTGCATGAGATGAACATGTCTCTTCGC
The nucleotide sequence above comes from Aspergillus puulaauensis MK2 DNA, chromosome 3, nearly complete sequence. Encoded proteins:
- a CDS encoding uncharacterized protein (COG:S;~EggNog:ENOG410PY1K;~InterPro:IPR007743,IPR027417,IPR030385;~PFAM:PF01926;~go_component: GO:0016020 - membrane [Evidence IEA];~go_function: GO:0005525 - GTP binding [Evidence IEA]) → MFGSGNFGGSGFGGSSFGGAGSNFGSSSFFDPGSFSSNGPNLFGSERASGQFSLFGQDYSMPRLDYTSTSSSSAWTAPILPSKQIISFPESVTNGALDTTHWQVHNRGPLVDGSRNARHNPGGLFPTIGARYDDKNGLRGEVGAQRGDLGISRSFKSNKSNWAKAVGVFAAVLLGSAGEKWWSGDPEDNKRRERIREERLEAEWPSGMHVAVVGTAGSGKSSLVNALQGVRNGAPGAAAVGTTETTREVERYLRQGTQDFYIHDVPGAETLSVPTRAYFHRYKLHLYDCILVVYSDRLGPVDLGMLAIGTDHRLSVHLVRSKSDQLINNIIDNNADGHDLTATEARQRHITTTRNEVEQVFEASDVPKDQRSFPLIVNWKRLYRLVSGGAAHQHDIDETEFLTKLNRIVICVSGILFNSEG